One Ktedonobacteraceae bacterium genomic region harbors:
- a CDS encoding GNAT family N-acetyltransferase has translation MFTLRRYTPADQEAIEYLHVYALEQTGAYLGRGPWDDDIYTIEETYLNNQGEFLIGEWDGVFVAMGAFRHTGPRRAEIKRMRVHPDYQGRGLGQIILNELEARARAMGYKTLHLDTSILQIPARKLYEKNGYREVGRDNYGGLEVILYEKELG, from the coding sequence ATGTTCACCCTACGTCGTTACACCCCCGCCGATCAAGAAGCTATCGAGTACCTGCATGTCTATGCTCTTGAGCAGACCGGTGCCTATCTGGGACGCGGCCCCTGGGACGATGATATCTATACCATTGAGGAAACGTATCTTAACAACCAGGGAGAATTTTTGATCGGCGAATGGGATGGGGTCTTCGTGGCTATGGGAGCCTTTCGCCACACGGGTCCGCGGCGTGCCGAAATCAAACGTATGCGTGTCCACCCTGACTACCAGGGTCGCGGGCTTGGCCAAATCATCCTCAACGAACTCGAAGCCCGCGCCCGCGCCATGGGCTACAAAACCTTGCACCTGGATACATCGATCCTGCAAATTCCCGCCCGTAAGCTCTACGAAAAAAACGGCTATCGCGAGGTTGGCAGGGATAACTATGGCGGTCTGGAAGTCATTTTGTATGAGAAAGAACTGGGTTAA